The DNA sequence ATCCACATACCTGCCTGCTAAGGCTATTCGGGAGCACAAAATGGGTTTTTATCAACAATTACAATCCGCTACCTTGCCATCGCAACAACTGATTCTCACCTCTCCGGTGGTTCACGCCTGCCGCCAGAGAACGCTGACTGAAAATGTGTATATCGCTTTTCTGACGCAGGCTTACTATTACGCCAGTTATACGGCATCGCTGCTGATGGCTGCCGGAAGCCGCCTTCCCCCTCACCAAACCTGGCTGCGCCGGGCGATTAGCGACTACATTCAGGTGGAATACGGCCACAAAGCCTGGATAATCAACGACATTTTGGCGTGTGGCGGAGAAACAGCGTTCCTGCATCGCCATGCGCCGCCACGCCACACCGACCTGATGGCCGCCTACCTTTATGAGCAAATCCAGCATAACCCGATGAGCATTTTCGGCCTGGTACACGTACTTGAAGGCAGCGATATGCACATTGCGCCAGAACTGGCCGA is a window from the Dickeya lacustris genome containing:
- a CDS encoding iron-containing redox enzyme family protein, which produces MGFYQQLQSATLPSQQLILTSPVVHACRQRTLTENVYIAFLTQAYYYASYTASLLMAAGSRLPPHQTWLRRAISDYIQVEYGHKAWIINDILACGGETAFLHRHAPPRHTDLMAAYLYEQIQHNPMSIFGLVHVLEGSDMHIAPELAEQVESELGLPASAMTYLRSHRASNDAHLSFFATLMDNIRDGGDKHAIIHTAHVVYPLYSNMLHSLTEH